DNA sequence from the Vanrija pseudolonga chromosome 7, complete sequence genome:
gccggccttctcgacCGCCTTGATCGAGGCAGCGTCGGTCTGGGGGCCAGCAGCGTTGCCAGTGAGCTGCTCAAGGAAGCCGGGGGCAGTCTTGAAGGGGCGCGagagctcgccctcgggcttGGAGCCCCAGAGGTGGAGCTTGACCTCGTTCGACTCGAGGGTGCCCTTGATGGTGGTAAGGGCCTGGACGAAGagctgggggtgttagtgggGTTGTAGGGGGTAGGGGGAGGGGTGTATGTATGTGGGCGAGTGGTCGAGAGAAGAGGCCGATCAGGCAGGCCAgcgcagcacgccgcgcatGCCGTGGCGGGCCGCCACTATCTCTGCGAGACCGCCCGCACTCTCGTCCCCACTCGTGCTCACACTCCCCCCGCCATTATACTCACAGGAGGGATGTAGCCCATGTACAGGTGGAGGAAAGCCATGAAGGCGATACCGGTGAAGAGGCCCTTCATGGCCTTGGACGTCTCCTCGAGGTCATAGTCACGGACTGTGGTggtgacgagctcgtccttggaGTCGGGGTTCTGGGCGAGTTAGCAGGGGATCGGCAGGGCTTTGCATGGCGATGCAGAGCTGCCCTGGGTCGCGCGAGCGGTGGtcggcgacgctgccgaagctcgccgccgacatctCGGGCACCCGCCAGCAGC
Encoded proteins:
- the PHO88_1 gene encoding SRP-independent targeting protein 3 codes for the protein MNPAFTNLAVSLGAMQIANRLPKDEQTVQYLRAGYIGAQAISLLIYYYVTTKIRAKNDLTVIKYVQPKSPMNPDSKDELVTTTVRDYDLEETSKAMKGLFTGIAFMAFLHLYMGYIPPLFVQALTTIKGTLESNEVKLHLWGSKPEGELSRPFKTAPGFLEQLTGNAAGPQTDAASIKAVEKAGGKSE